A genomic segment from Pseudomonas sessilinigenes encodes:
- a CDS encoding PqiC family protein, with product MTVLRLPFIFLLAGVLGLAGCSVHQPVSLYQLDSGSPAQPASTGMSVLLGPVLIADYLQRETLLQRQDDGSLQAATDGRWAGSLSSDIDQLLLRQVAGHLDSQRVVLAPATNGFTPDVQVLLSITRLDSGKTQPAVLDAQWRLIDRRGQVRDNRIVHLQEQHAGTTASQVQAQGVLLQRLAEQLSGALKPLANQPAVAEVPRKAPAAPAPKPAEQEKRPKIPMATPIRTDMEVFRF from the coding sequence ATGACTGTTCTGCGCCTTCCTTTTATTTTCCTGCTCGCGGGCGTTCTCGGCCTGGCGGGTTGCAGCGTTCACCAGCCGGTGTCGCTGTATCAGCTGGACAGCGGAAGTCCAGCCCAGCCGGCCAGCACCGGCATGTCGGTATTGCTGGGGCCGGTCCTGATTGCCGATTACCTGCAGCGTGAAACCCTGCTGCAGCGCCAGGATGATGGCAGCCTGCAGGCCGCCACCGACGGCCGTTGGGCCGGCAGCCTCTCTTCGGATATCGACCAGTTGCTGCTGCGCCAGGTCGCCGGCCACCTGGACAGCCAGCGAGTGGTGTTGGCCCCGGCCACCAACGGCTTTACTCCGGATGTGCAGGTACTGCTGTCGATCACCCGCCTGGATTCCGGCAAGACCCAGCCGGCGGTGCTGGATGCCCAGTGGCGCCTGATCGATCGCCGCGGCCAGGTACGTGACAACCGCATCGTCCACCTGCAGGAGCAGCATGCAGGCACCACGGCATCCCAGGTCCAGGCCCAGGGCGTACTGTTGCAGCGCCTGGCCGAGCAGTTGTCCGGCGCCCTCAAGCCGCTGGCCAACCAGCCGGCCGTGGCGGAAGTGCCGCGCAAGGCGCCCGCTGCACCGGCCCCCAAGCCTGCCGAGCAGGAAAAGCGGCCGAAGATCCCAATGGCAACGCCTATCCGTACGGATATGGAAGTGTTCCGCTTCTGA
- a CDS encoding AhpA/YtjB family protein encodes MNRPTPVKNDNFFLLIFRALRHRRVPIALRIASHNVILVALALVIYAGVMGLQFKQAMHEQADALGQSLTTQTATSATELLVSNDILSLNVLLNNLTKNPLVAHAAIYSVDNRILAEAGQRPKSNLLGETEGVYQTKITFQDVTAGNLRLSLDMAQFQQPMTISLQSMGILSAILLALALALSLRLGRHISTPLLQLRVWLRDLDEHTPAIQRQDEIGDLARQLHARLAPEIPEPEPQAQPAQQDEEDELPAFEVRNLRDPSFDESAPVAGLKPAPRHVVNAEEDELDEEEDPFADLRDQSSAPAPAVKPQPQIPAEPQHSAVLAVQLGAQEQLRRLPRARLTELLERYRDCLDQAASLYQSELHTLNDGSTLMLFHSEDSGDDYLTNAICCGELLRALGHALQIEVADSGITLQLQLGLTLGEGLFGLSQIDLLLTEPAQDALALSQHSRNLLLVERKVNDDALLRQRARIRPIASPEGACCVERLMEPYPSMLERQLARMHETRAKL; translated from the coding sequence GTGAACCGGCCCACGCCAGTTAAAAACGACAACTTCTTCCTGCTGATCTTCCGTGCACTGCGCCACCGCCGTGTGCCGATTGCATTGCGCATCGCCAGCCATAACGTGATCCTGGTCGCCCTGGCCCTGGTGATCTATGCCGGCGTGATGGGCTTGCAGTTCAAGCAAGCCATGCACGAACAGGCCGACGCCCTGGGCCAGAGCCTGACCACGCAGACCGCCACTTCAGCCACTGAACTGCTGGTGTCCAACGACATCCTCAGCCTCAACGTCTTGCTCAATAACCTGACCAAGAACCCGCTGGTGGCCCACGCGGCGATCTATAGCGTCGACAACCGCATCCTCGCCGAAGCCGGACAACGCCCGAAGAGCAACCTGCTGGGCGAAACCGAAGGCGTGTACCAGACCAAGATCACCTTCCAGGATGTGACTGCCGGCAACCTGCGGCTCAGCCTGGACATGGCCCAGTTCCAGCAGCCGATGACCATCAGCCTGCAAAGCATGGGCATTCTCAGTGCCATCCTGCTGGCCCTGGCCCTCGCCTTGAGCCTGCGCCTGGGCCGCCATATCTCCACCCCGCTGCTGCAACTGCGGGTGTGGCTGCGCGACCTGGACGAGCACACTCCGGCCATCCAGCGCCAGGATGAGATCGGCGACCTGGCGCGCCAGCTGCACGCACGCCTGGCTCCGGAAATCCCCGAGCCCGAGCCTCAAGCCCAGCCTGCCCAGCAGGATGAAGAAGACGAGTTGCCCGCATTCGAAGTACGTAACCTGCGTGATCCGAGCTTCGATGAAAGCGCGCCCGTAGCCGGTCTGAAGCCTGCGCCACGGCATGTGGTCAATGCCGAGGAAGACGAGCTGGATGAAGAAGAGGACCCGTTCGCCGACCTGCGCGATCAATCCTCGGCCCCCGCACCCGCAGTGAAACCGCAACCCCAGATTCCGGCCGAGCCCCAGCACAGCGCGGTGCTTGCCGTGCAGCTCGGGGCCCAGGAACAGTTGCGACGCCTGCCTCGTGCCCGCCTGACGGAATTGCTCGAACGCTATCGCGACTGCCTGGACCAGGCTGCATCGCTGTACCAGAGCGAACTGCATACCCTGAACGACGGCAGCACGCTGATGTTGTTCCACAGCGAAGACAGCGGCGACGACTACCTGACCAATGCCATCTGCTGCGGCGAGCTGCTGCGCGCCCTGGGCCATGCCCTGCAGATCGAAGTGGCAGACAGCGGCATCACCCTGCAACTGCAACTGGGGCTGACCCTGGGCGAGGGCCTGTTCGGCCTGAGCCAGATCGACTTGCTGCTGACCGAGCCAGCCCAGGATGCCCTGGCCCTGTCCCAGCACAGCCGCAACCTGCTGCTGGTGGAGCGCAAGGTCAACGATGATGCCCTACTGCGCCAGCGCGCACGTATCCGCCCGATAGCCAGCCCTGAAGGCGCCTGCTGCGTCGAACGCCTGATGGAGCCTTACCCTTCGATGCTGGAGCGACAACTGGCCCGGATGCACGAGACCCGCGCCAAGCTGTAA
- the serB gene encoding phosphoserine phosphatase SerB: MREIVLINITGEDRPGLTAAITGVLAQGGVNILDIGQAVIHDTLSFGILVEIPDNEQSSSVLKDILFTAYKLDQQVRFTPVSEADYQQWVAGQGKKRHIVTLLTRKVTAEQLQRVSSITAQYGLNIDHIDRLSGRMPLDMPADQGKGCIEFSVRGEAADPQALRAEFLSVAQELNVDIAFQEDSLFRRNRRLAVFDMDSTLIEAEVIDELAKAAGVGDRVAEITERAMAGELDFRASFKERLALLKGLDINVLDSIGASLRLTEGAETLFAELKRLGYKTAILSGGFTYFAKQLQAKLGIDYVFANELEVVDGKVTGVAVEPIVDAQRKADLLRELAHKEGLRLEQTIAVGDGANDLPMLGIAGLGVAFRAKPLVKQSAKQAISTLGLDGVLYLLGLRDRDGQA; the protein is encoded by the coding sequence TTGCGCGAAATTGTCCTGATAAACATCACCGGCGAAGATCGTCCCGGTCTGACTGCGGCCATTACCGGCGTTCTGGCCCAGGGTGGTGTGAACATCCTCGACATTGGCCAGGCCGTGATCCACGACACCTTGTCGTTTGGCATCCTGGTCGAGATCCCGGACAACGAGCAGAGCTCCTCGGTGCTCAAGGACATCCTGTTCACCGCCTACAAGCTCGACCAGCAGGTGCGCTTCACCCCGGTATCCGAGGCGGATTACCAGCAGTGGGTGGCGGGGCAGGGTAAAAAGCGCCATATCGTCACCCTGCTGACTCGCAAGGTGACCGCCGAGCAACTGCAGCGGGTGAGTTCGATCACTGCCCAGTACGGCTTGAACATCGACCATATCGATCGCCTGTCGGGGCGCATGCCGCTGGACATGCCGGCCGATCAGGGCAAGGGCTGCATCGAGTTTTCGGTGCGTGGCGAGGCGGCCGACCCCCAGGCGCTGCGAGCCGAGTTCCTCAGCGTGGCCCAGGAACTGAACGTCGACATCGCCTTCCAGGAGGACTCGCTGTTCCGTCGTAACCGGCGCCTGGCGGTATTCGACATGGACTCGACCCTGATCGAGGCCGAGGTCATCGACGAGCTGGCCAAGGCAGCCGGTGTCGGTGATCGGGTGGCAGAGATCACCGAGCGGGCGATGGCCGGTGAACTAGACTTTCGCGCCAGCTTCAAGGAACGCCTGGCCTTGCTCAAGGGGCTGGACATCAATGTCCTGGACTCCATCGGCGCATCCCTGCGCTTGACCGAGGGCGCCGAAACGCTGTTCGCCGAGCTCAAGCGACTGGGCTACAAGACGGCCATTCTCTCTGGTGGTTTCACCTATTTCGCCAAGCAGTTGCAGGCCAAGCTGGGCATCGACTACGTGTTCGCCAACGAACTGGAAGTGGTCGATGGCAAGGTGACCGGCGTGGCCGTAGAGCCAATCGTCGACGCGCAACGCAAGGCGGACCTGCTGCGTGAGCTCGCGCACAAGGAAGGCCTGCGCCTGGAGCAGACCATCGCCGTTGGCGACGGCGCCAACGACCTGCCGATGCTGGGCATTGCCGGGCTGGGTGTGGCGTTCCGTGCCAAGCCGCTGGTCAAGCAGTCGGCCAAGCAGGCGATCTCGACCCTGGGCCTGGATGGCGTGCTGTATCTGCTGGGCTTGCGTGATCGCGACGGGCAGGCCTGA
- the asd gene encoding archaetidylserine decarboxylase (Phosphatidylserine decarboxylase is synthesized as a single chain precursor. Generation of the pyruvoyl active site from a Ser is coupled to cleavage of a Gly-Ser bond between the larger (beta) and smaller (alpha chains). It is an integral membrane protein.), with protein sequence MKKRLFIISQYLLPHHLLSRLAGCVAECRVRWFKNAFTSWFAKQYQVDMSEAQVEDVTAYEHFNAFFTRALKDGARPLDPTPGAVLSPADGAVSQLGPIEHGRVFQAKGHSYSVLELLGGDPALAAPFMGGDFATIYLSPKDYHRVHMPLAGTLREMVYVPGRIFSVNQTTAENVPELFARNERVVCIFDTERGPMALVLVGAMIVASIETVWAGLVTPPKRELKTVRYDEAARAPIHLEKGAEMGRFKLGSTAIVLFGPDQVQWAEELAAGSPVRMGQGLGAPKA encoded by the coding sequence ATGAAAAAGCGTTTGTTCATCATCAGCCAGTACCTGCTGCCTCACCACCTGCTCTCGCGCCTGGCCGGCTGCGTCGCCGAGTGCCGCGTGCGCTGGTTCAAGAATGCCTTCACCAGCTGGTTCGCCAAGCAGTACCAAGTGGACATGTCCGAAGCCCAAGTGGAGGACGTGACCGCCTACGAGCATTTCAATGCCTTCTTCACCCGCGCCCTGAAGGATGGCGCCCGACCGCTGGACCCAACCCCAGGTGCAGTGCTCAGCCCCGCCGACGGCGCCGTCAGCCAGCTCGGTCCGATCGAGCATGGCCGGGTGTTCCAGGCCAAGGGCCACAGCTACAGCGTGCTGGAGCTGCTGGGCGGCGATCCGGCCCTGGCCGCGCCGTTCATGGGCGGCGACTTCGCCACCATCTACCTGTCCCCCAAGGACTACCACCGGGTGCACATGCCACTGGCCGGCACCCTGCGCGAGATGGTCTACGTCCCAGGACGGATCTTCTCGGTCAACCAGACCACCGCGGAAAACGTCCCCGAGCTGTTCGCCCGCAACGAGCGCGTGGTGTGCATCTTCGATACCGAGCGTGGCCCCATGGCCCTGGTGCTGGTAGGCGCGATGATCGTGGCCTCGATCGAAACCGTCTGGGCCGGCCTGGTAACCCCACCCAAGCGCGAGCTCAAGACCGTGCGCTACGACGAGGCCGCCCGCGCCCCGATCCACCTGGAGAAAGGCGCCGAGATGGGCCGCTTCAAGCTGGGCTCCACCGCCATCGTGCTGTTCGGCCCAGACCAGGTGCAGTGGGCCGAAGAGCTGGCGGCCGGTTCGCCGGTCCGCATGGGCCAGGGCCTGGGCGCGCCCAAGGCCTGA
- the rhdA gene encoding thiosulfate sulfurtransferase, with product MSDFSGLPLVIEPSELLARLDARHLILVDLTSAARYSTGHIPGARFVDPKRTQLGQAPAPGLLPPKAALETLFGELGHNPEAVYVVYDDEGGGWAGRFIWLLDVIGHQRYHYLDGGLPAWLAENLPVSVEVPASNGAAVPLTLHDEPTATREYLQSRLGAADLAIWDARGPLEYSGEKVLAAKGGHIPGAVNFEWTAGMDQARHLRIRRDMPQILEDLGISKDKEVITHCQTHHRSGFTYLVAKALGYPRVKGYAGSWGEWGNHPDTPVEI from the coding sequence ATGTCTGATTTTTCCGGCTTGCCGCTGGTCATCGAGCCTAGCGAGCTGCTCGCCCGCCTCGACGCCCGCCACCTGATCCTGGTCGACCTGACCAGCGCTGCCCGCTACAGCACCGGGCATATTCCCGGAGCACGCTTCGTCGACCCCAAGCGCACCCAGCTCGGCCAGGCGCCGGCCCCAGGACTGCTGCCACCCAAGGCGGCCCTGGAGACGCTGTTCGGTGAACTCGGGCACAACCCCGAGGCGGTCTACGTGGTGTATGACGACGAAGGTGGCGGCTGGGCCGGACGTTTCATCTGGCTGCTGGATGTGATCGGGCACCAGCGCTATCACTACCTGGATGGCGGCCTGCCGGCCTGGCTGGCGGAAAACCTGCCGGTATCCGTCGAAGTCCCGGCTTCCAATGGTGCTGCGGTCCCCCTGACCCTGCATGACGAACCCACCGCCACCCGCGAATACCTGCAAAGCCGCCTCGGCGCCGCCGACCTGGCGATCTGGGACGCTCGCGGCCCACTGGAGTACTCGGGCGAGAAAGTCCTGGCCGCCAAGGGCGGGCATATTCCCGGCGCAGTGAATTTCGAGTGGACCGCCGGCATGGACCAGGCCCGCCACCTGCGCATCCGCCGCGACATGCCACAGATCCTCGAGGACCTGGGCATCAGCAAAGACAAAGAAGTCATCACCCACTGCCAGACCCATCACCGCTCCGGCTTCACCTACCTGGTGGCCAAGGCGCTGGGGTATCCACGGGTCAAGGGCTACGCCGGTTCGTGGGGCGAATGGGGCAATCATCCCGATACGCCCGTAGAGATTTAA
- a CDS encoding HDOD domain-containing protein has protein sequence MSNETSVPQTPPTSLDAWVRLLNAVRLPVPQTSHDRVCKAIANNRSSLREIADLMQNSPALALCVIREANRHSQGSMSEPAESLEIAVNRLGLKRTQELLEQLPTLPEEQIPQALRQLQLISQHATQQANGFFAGRLARLWQDIHWGSLLFLSPLWAMAMTYPKLMDEWELRVIYKHEPARKVEMQLFGVRLMELCQALVQAWHLPIWVQQGYRLLTQEQHLLAKVMLIARDGDNPLRQQQRLDADPELRRWLNQPANCVLLANGMALAAQYSWNNPHGQRWQNLTALYLQIPVAEVQQQLHQQAANSARNDSQPDLWHPAQALIWPWNVRRLHNGELPAPPPTALELTQWRKLCGELLLEPSPFTNAVHLTGFARDALAACGMQRIMLLMVDRSHSQLRVQQLYGLPKEAAGLSFLAKQSPLLQRLLEKSAQIRLTPDNCRQFAAHLPGALRQLFRGEHLLIRSLSCNDRVQLLAIADQGGVPFSQTSVQAFGKTAQCIEKALHSFTNRSQ, from the coding sequence ATGTCCAATGAAACCAGCGTCCCACAGACCCCGCCCACCTCTCTCGACGCCTGGGTAAGACTGCTCAATGCCGTGCGCTTGCCAGTGCCACAAACCAGCCATGACCGGGTCTGCAAAGCCATTGCCAACAACCGCAGTTCGCTGCGAGAAATCGCCGACCTGATGCAGAATAGCCCGGCCTTGGCACTGTGCGTGATCCGCGAAGCCAACCGGCATTCCCAAGGCAGCATGAGCGAGCCGGCGGAGAGCCTCGAGATCGCGGTCAATCGCCTGGGGCTCAAGCGCACCCAGGAATTGCTGGAACAACTGCCGACCCTGCCCGAAGAACAGATCCCCCAGGCCCTGCGACAGCTGCAACTGATCAGCCAGCACGCCACCCAGCAAGCCAACGGTTTTTTTGCCGGGCGCCTGGCCCGCCTGTGGCAGGACATCCACTGGGGCAGCCTGCTGTTTCTCTCGCCGCTATGGGCCATGGCCATGACCTACCCCAAGCTCATGGACGAATGGGAGCTGCGGGTCATCTATAAGCATGAGCCTGCACGCAAGGTCGAAATGCAATTGTTCGGCGTACGCCTCATGGAACTGTGCCAGGCCCTGGTACAGGCATGGCATCTGCCGATCTGGGTGCAACAGGGCTATCGGCTACTGACCCAGGAACAACACTTGCTGGCCAAGGTCATGCTGATCGCGCGCGATGGCGACAACCCATTGCGCCAACAGCAACGCCTGGATGCCGATCCGGAACTGCGCCGCTGGCTGAACCAGCCGGCCAATTGCGTATTGTTGGCCAACGGCATGGCCCTGGCAGCGCAGTACTCCTGGAACAATCCCCACGGCCAACGCTGGCAGAACCTCACCGCCCTGTATCTGCAGATCCCGGTCGCCGAGGTCCAGCAGCAGTTGCACCAACAAGCCGCCAACAGTGCCCGCAACGACAGCCAGCCCGATCTCTGGCATCCGGCCCAGGCCCTGATCTGGCCCTGGAATGTACGGCGCCTGCACAACGGCGAACTGCCGGCACCGCCGCCCACCGCCCTGGAGTTGACCCAGTGGCGCAAACTCTGTGGCGAGCTGTTGCTGGAGCCAAGCCCCTTCACCAACGCCGTGCATCTGACCGGTTTTGCCCGGGATGCCCTGGCAGCCTGCGGCATGCAGCGGATCATGTTGCTGATGGTGGACCGCAGTCACAGCCAGTTACGGGTACAACAGCTGTACGGCCTGCCCAAGGAAGCCGCAGGCCTGAGTTTCCTGGCCAAGCAGAGCCCCCTGCTGCAGCGCCTGCTGGAGAAGTCCGCACAGATCCGCCTGACGCCGGACAACTGCCGACAGTTCGCCGCGCACTTGCCCGGCGCCCTGCGCCAGTTGTTTCGTGGCGAGCACTTGCTGATCCGCTCACTGTCCTGCAATGACCGAGTACAACTGCTGGCGATCGCCGACCAGGGCGGCGTGCCGTTCTCGCAAACCAGTGTCCAGGCCTTCGGCAAGACCGCCCAGTGCATCGAAAAAGCCTTGCACAGCTTTACCAACCGCAGCCAGTGA
- the motA gene encoding flagellar motor stator protein MotA — protein MAKIIGIIVVFASVLGGYVLSHGKIAALIQPFEVLIIGGAAFGAFLQANPGYMTMHVIKKSLGMFSSRFTHTFYLEVLGLIYEILNKSRREGMMAIEGDIEDAAASPIFAKYPAVLKDERMTAYICDYLRIMSSGNMAPHELEGLFDMELFSLKEELEHPSHAVTGIADGMPGFGIVAAVLGIVVTMASLGDGDQKSIGLHVGAALVGTFFGILAAYGFFGPLAHSLAHDAKEELNVYEAIKASLVASASGMPPSLAVEFGRKVLYPAHRPSFAELEQAVRGR, from the coding sequence ATGGCTAAAATCATCGGCATCATCGTCGTATTCGCTAGCGTGCTCGGCGGATACGTGCTCTCCCACGGTAAAATTGCAGCGCTGATCCAGCCTTTCGAGGTGCTGATCATCGGCGGTGCAGCCTTCGGTGCATTCTTGCAGGCCAACCCGGGCTACATGACGATGCACGTCATCAAGAAGTCCCTGGGGATGTTCAGCTCCCGCTTCACCCACACCTTCTACCTGGAAGTGCTGGGCCTGATCTACGAGATCCTCAACAAGAGTCGTCGCGAAGGCATGATGGCCATCGAGGGCGATATCGAGGACGCGGCCGCCAGCCCGATCTTCGCCAAGTACCCGGCGGTGCTCAAAGACGAGCGCATGACGGCCTACATCTGTGACTACTTGCGCATCATGTCCTCCGGCAACATGGCTCCCCATGAGCTGGAAGGCCTGTTCGACATGGAATTGTTCAGCCTCAAGGAAGAACTCGAGCATCCATCCCATGCGGTCACCGGTATTGCCGACGGCATGCCCGGTTTCGGTATCGTCGCGGCGGTACTGGGTATCGTGGTGACCATGGCGTCCCTGGGGGACGGCGACCAGAAGTCCATTGGCCTGCACGTAGGCGCAGCGCTGGTAGGTACCTTCTTCGGTATTCTCGCGGCCTATGGCTTCTTCGGCCCGCTGGCCCACTCCCTGGCCCACGACGCCAAGGAAGAACTGAACGTCTACGAGGCTATCAAGGCTTCCCTGGTGGCTTCCGCTTCCGGCATGCCACCTTCGCTGGCGGTAGAGTTCGGGCGCAAGGTCCTGTACCCGGCGCATCGTCCTAGCTTCGCCGAGCTGGAACAAGCGGTTCGCGGTCGCTAA
- the motB gene encoding flagellar motor protein MotB: MENNQPIIIKRVKRFAGGHHGGAWKIAFADFATAMMAFFLVLWLLSTATPEQKIAIAGYFKDPIGFSESGTPYIIDLGGSPELAPENTLNPEIKSQPQPDKVTVDSEQVEGMAEQVERERLELLLQELQNKVEENPQLQKFKDQILFEITPDGLRIQIMDAENRPMFDSGSARLKPYFEDILLAMADTIKAVPNKISISGHTDATPYAGTGEFGNWELSANRANAARRALVAGGYPDPQVARVVGFASSALFDRKDPFNPVNRRIDIVVLTKKAQRAIEGEQVDPKAPTPTQGSGAPGEVPGAAADPNALPPGSEPLPAHEVRQRLNIFEDGVLKMDEQGAAGHTPAPAPAPAAVPSPAAPPATPATPGTAR, from the coding sequence ATGGAGAACAATCAGCCGATTATCATCAAGCGCGTCAAGCGCTTCGCTGGCGGGCATCACGGGGGGGCGTGGAAAATCGCCTTCGCCGACTTCGCCACGGCGATGATGGCGTTCTTCCTGGTGCTGTGGCTGTTGTCCACGGCCACCCCGGAACAGAAGATCGCCATCGCCGGTTACTTCAAGGACCCGATCGGCTTTTCCGAAAGCGGCACGCCCTACATCATCGACCTGGGCGGCTCGCCGGAACTGGCGCCGGAAAACACCCTGAACCCCGAGATCAAGTCCCAGCCACAACCGGACAAGGTCACAGTGGATTCCGAGCAGGTGGAAGGCATGGCCGAGCAGGTCGAGCGCGAACGCCTCGAACTGCTGTTGCAGGAACTGCAGAACAAGGTCGAGGAGAATCCCCAGCTACAGAAGTTCAAGGACCAGATCCTCTTCGAGATCACGCCTGATGGCTTGCGCATCCAGATCATGGACGCCGAGAACCGGCCGATGTTCGACTCCGGCAGTGCACGTCTGAAACCGTACTTCGAAGACATCCTGTTGGCCATGGCCGATACGATCAAGGCGGTACCGAACAAGATCAGTATCAGTGGCCACACCGATGCCACTCCTTATGCCGGTACCGGTGAATTCGGCAACTGGGAGCTGTCGGCCAACCGTGCCAACGCGGCCCGTCGGGCATTGGTGGCCGGTGGTTACCCCGATCCGCAAGTGGCGCGAGTGGTGGGCTTCGCCTCATCGGCGCTGTTCGATCGCAAGGACCCGTTCAATCCGGTCAACCGGCGTATCGATATCGTGGTGCTGACCAAGAAAGCCCAGCGTGCCATCGAGGGCGAGCAGGTCGATCCCAAGGCGCCAACGCCCACCCAGGGTAGTGGGGCTCCTGGCGAGGTTCCGGGAGCTGCGGCCGACCCGAATGCCCTGCCACCTGGCAGCGAGCCATTGCCGGCCCATGAGGTGCGCCAGCGCCTGAACATCTTCGAAGATGGTGTATTGAAGATGGATGAGCAGGGCGCGGCGGGCCACACTCCTGCACCTGCACCTGCACCTGCGGCGGTGCCCAGTCCGGCCGCGCCGCCGGCTACTCCGGCGACACCGGGAACAGCAAGGTGA
- the rsgA gene encoding small ribosomal subunit biogenesis GTPase RsgA codes for MAKRQLNRRQNWRIEKIQGERAARAAKRESSAVEALEGGDLGPEQTGLVIAHFGVQVEVEARDGELAGQVFRCYLRANLPALVTGDQVVWRAGNQGIGVIVAQLPRSTELCRPDSRGQLKPVAANVDMIVIVFAPMPEPHANLIDRYLVAAEHAGIRPLLLLNKADLIDEQNAPALNALLAVYRQLGYPLLEVSAHHGDGMEQLQALLNGRISVFVGQSGVGKSSLVNSLLPDVFTRVGPLSEFSGQGTHTTTTARLFHFPGGGELIDSPGIREFGLGHVSRADVEAGFIEFNDLLGTCRFRDCKHDREPGCALLKALEEGRIQQQRMNSYRSILASLPDDSY; via the coding sequence ATGGCCAAACGCCAGCTCAATCGCCGCCAAAACTGGCGCATCGAAAAGATTCAAGGTGAGCGCGCAGCCCGCGCAGCCAAACGCGAGTCCTCTGCTGTAGAGGCACTGGAGGGCGGCGACCTGGGACCGGAGCAGACCGGCCTGGTGATAGCCCACTTCGGCGTCCAGGTCGAAGTCGAGGCCCGCGACGGTGAACTCGCCGGACAGGTGTTTCGCTGTTACCTGCGGGCCAACCTGCCAGCCCTGGTGACCGGTGACCAGGTCGTCTGGCGCGCCGGCAACCAGGGCATTGGGGTGATTGTCGCGCAACTGCCCCGCAGCACCGAGCTATGCCGCCCGGACAGCCGCGGCCAGTTGAAGCCTGTGGCCGCCAACGTCGACATGATCGTGATCGTCTTCGCCCCCATGCCGGAGCCCCACGCCAACCTGATCGACCGCTACCTGGTGGCGGCCGAGCACGCGGGGATTCGCCCTCTGTTGCTGCTGAACAAGGCCGACCTGATCGATGAGCAGAACGCTCCGGCGCTCAATGCCCTGCTGGCCGTCTATCGCCAACTGGGCTATCCGCTACTGGAGGTCTCGGCCCACCACGGCGACGGGATGGAGCAATTGCAGGCACTGCTGAACGGCCGCATCAGCGTCTTCGTCGGTCAATCCGGGGTCGGCAAGTCGTCCCTGGTGAACAGCCTGCTACCGGATGTCTTCACTCGGGTCGGCCCGCTGTCGGAGTTCTCTGGGCAAGGCACCCATACCACCACCACTGCGCGGCTGTTCCACTTCCCCGGCGGTGGCGAGCTGATCGACTCCCCGGGTATTCGCGAGTTCGGCCTGGGCCATGTCAGCCGCGCCGATGTCGAAGCCGGCTTCATCGAATTCAACGACCTGCTGGGCACCTGCCGCTTCCGGGACTGCAAGCACGACCGCGAGCCAGGCTGCGCCCTGCTCAAGGCCCTGGAAGAAGGACGCATCCAGCAACAACGGATGAACAGCTACCGCTCGATCCTCGCCAGCCTGCCCGACGACAGCTACTGA
- the orn gene encoding oligoribonuclease has protein sequence MQNPQNLIWIDLEMTGLNPDTDVIIEMATIVTDSNLNTLAEGPVIAIHQSDEILAGMDEWNTRQHGGSGLTQRVRESRISMAEAEAQTIAFLEQWVPKGKSPICGNSICQDRRFLYRHMKALESYFHYRNLDVSTLKELAARWAPEVRDSFKKGSTHLALDDIRESIAELQHYRKHFIKL, from the coding sequence ATGCAAAACCCGCAGAACCTGATTTGGATCGATCTGGAAATGACCGGCCTGAACCCCGACACCGACGTCATCATCGAGATGGCGACCATTGTCACGGACAGCAATCTCAATACCTTGGCTGAAGGACCGGTCATCGCTATCCACCAGAGCGACGAGATTCTCGCCGGCATGGATGAATGGAACACGCGCCAGCATGGAGGTTCCGGCCTGACCCAGCGTGTGCGCGAAAGCCGCATCAGCATGGCTGAGGCCGAGGCCCAGACCATCGCTTTCCTGGAGCAGTGGGTGCCCAAGGGCAAGTCGCCGATCTGTGGCAACAGCATTTGCCAGGACCGGCGCTTCCTCTATCGCCACATGAAGGCCCTGGAAAGCTACTTCCATTATCGCAATCTCGATGTCTCCACCCTCAAGGAGCTGGCCGCCCGTTGGGCCCCAGAGGTGCGCGACAGCTTCAAGAAAGGCAGTACCCACCTGGCCCTGGACGACATTCGCGAGTCCATTGCCGAGCTGCAGCACTACCGCAAGCACTTCATCAAGCTCTGA